From the genome of Rhizobacter sp. AJA081-3:
GGCGAACACCAGGCCCGGCGTGAGCACGCCGAGGATGTGGCGCAGCTTGCCGAAATCCTGCGACACGGTGGAATAGGCCGGAGAGATCGGCGCAAAGGGCACCCCGGCAAACATGGCGCCCAGACCGATGAGCAGGTGCTCGAGGTCGTTTTCCGACAGGATCGCCACCGGCTTGTTCGCCGACAGGCCCATGTCGAGGAAGACTTGCGCGATGCGTTTCGCGCTGTCGACGGCTTCGGCGTAACTGATGCGGCGCCAGTCGCCGCCGTGGTGGCGCTTCGCGGCCAGCGTGTGGTCGGGCGACACCGACGCCCAGTGCAGCAGGCGATCGGTCAGGCGCGGCGGGTGCGCGCCCAGCGGCTCGGCCGAAGTGACGATCGTCGTGCCGTCGGCGCGCCTGTCGAAGTGCGCGGCCAGCGAGCCGCCCACCGGCAGGTGCCGGTACTTTGCGCCGGCCTTCATGACGCCTTGCCGACCTTGCCGGCGCGCTTCTCGAGAAAGGCGCGCACGCGTTCCTTGGCGGCGTCGTCGCCCTGCGCGATGGCGGCCATCAGCGATTCGACGAACAGGCCGTCGGGTTGGGACAGATCGGCGATGCGCGGCAGCGCCTGCATCACCGCGAAGTTCGACAGCGGCGCGTTGCCGGCGATCTTGGCGGCCAGCTCGCAGCCCTTGGCGAAACCGGCGCCGTTGGCGACGACGTATTGCGAGAGGCCGCGGCGCTCGCCTTCGTGGGCGTCGAGCACGCGGCCGGTGAGCATCATGTCGGTCATGGTCTGCACGCCGGCCAGGCGCGGTACGCGGGCCGAGCCGCCGCCGCCGACGAAGATGCCGCGCTGGCCTTCGGGCAGGCCGTAGTAGGCGCTCTCCTCGGCGACGCGGATGTGGCAGCTGCTGGCCAGCTCGAGGCCGCCGCCGACCACCGCGCCATGCAGCACGGCGACCACCGGCACGCGGCCGAACTGGATGGCATCCATCGCCGCATGCCAGGTGCGCGAGTGCAGCACGCCCTCGGCGACGCTGCGCTCGGAGAGTTCCGACAGGTCCAGCCCGGCGCAGAAGTGATCGCCCTCGCCCGTCAGCACGGCCGCCTTCACCGCCTCGGGCAACGACACGAACGCACTGTGCAGCTGCGCGATCAGCGTGTCGTTGACGGCGTTGCGCTTGGCCGGGCGGTTCAGGCGGATGTGCGCGACGGCGCCGGCGATCTCGACGCGCAGCAGGTCCAGCGCGGCGAGCGCGCCGGTGGCCGGGGTGAAGTTCAGGGACATGGTCTGGCCTCGTGGATTTAGTTAGAAGTTTTAACTAGTTGACCCTGCCAGACCACCGGGAAAACCCGATACACGCCTTGTGCGTGGGGGCTCTTTTAGTTATTGTTCGGAACCAAATGGATCGCCGACCGGAGACGCGATGAACACTGCCGAGCTGATCGCCATCGACGTGCACACCCATGCCGAGGTGTCGTGCTGGAACCCCTTCGACAACTACGGCGAGGAGTACGACCGCGCCGCCGACAAGTACTTCGGCAGCAACCGCCGGCCGACCATCGAGGAGACCGTCGCGCACTACCGCGAGAAGAAGATCGGCCTGGTGATGTTCACCGTCGACAGCGAGTCGCAGCTCGGCCGGCGCCGCATCCCGAACGAGGAGATCGCGGAGGCCGCGAAGAAGAACGCCGACATGATGATCTGCTTCGGCAGCATCGACCCGCACAAGGGAAAGATGGGCGCCCGCGAGGCGCGCAAGCTGATCGAGGAGCACGGCGTCAAGGGCTTCAAGTTCCACCCGACGGTGCAGGGCTTCCTGCCGTACGACAGGATGGCCTGGCCCATCTACGAGGTGATCGCCGAGTACAAGCTGCCGGCGATCTTCCACAGCGGCCACTCGGGCATCGGCTCGGGCATGCGCTGCGGCGGCGGCCTGCGCCTGCAGAACAGCAACCCGATGCTGCTCGAGGACGTGGCGATCGACTTCCCCGATATCCAGATCGTCATCGCGCACCCGAGCTGGCCGTGGCAGGACGAAGCGCTGTCGCTCGCGCTGCACAAGCCGAACGTGTGGATCGACCTGTCGGGCTGGAGCCCGAAGTACTTTCCGCCCCAGCTGGTGCAGTACGCCAACACGCTGCTGAAGGACCGCATGCTGTTCGGCAGCGACTACCCGCTGATCACGCCGGAACGCTGGATGAAGGACTTCGGCGAGGCGGGGTTCAAGCCGGCGGTGCACGAGAAGATCCTGAAGACGAACGCGATGCGCTTGCTCGGCCTGGGCGAGGCTCAGGCTGCGGCTTGAGGGTTCTCGACGAGCAGGGCAATGCCCTGGCCTCCGCCGACGCAGGCAGAGGCCACGCCCCAGCGGGCGCCGATCTCCTGCAACTGCCGCGCGACGGTGATCGTCAGGCGCACGCCGGTGGCGGCCAGCGGGTGGCCGAGCGCAATGGCACCGCCCTTGGCGTTGAGTTTCGCCGGGTCGAGGCCGAGCTCGCGCTGCACTGCCAGCGTCTGCGCGCCCTGCGCCTCGTTGATCTCGAAGCGCGCGATGTCGTCGAGCTTGAGCCCGGCGCGCTCGAGCAGCAGGCGGATCGCCGGCGCCGGGCCAATGCCCATGATCTCCGGCGGCACGCCCACCGCCGCCGCGGCCACGAGCCGAGCCAGCGGCTGGCCGCCCCAGTCGCGCTTCACGGCGCCCGAGGCCACGAGTGCGGACGCCGCCGCATCGGTCAGCGCCGAGCTGTTTCCGCCGGTCTGCACGCCGTCCTTGAACACCGCGCGCAGCTTGCCCAGCACCTCGGGCGGTGAGATTCGCGGGTGGGTGTCGCGATCGGCCAGCGGCGCCTTGCCGGCCAGACGGATGCCGCGCGGCTTGTAGCCGGCGAGCTCGAAAGCCTCGTTGCCCACCGGCACGATCTCGCCGTCGAAGAAGCCGGCCGATTGCGCCGCCACGGCGCGCGCGAAGGACTCGGAAGCGAAGGCATCGACCTGCTCGCGCGTGATGCCGTATTGCTTGGCGAGGTTCTCGGCGGTCTGGATCATCGAGATCGCCGGCGCGGGATCGGTCAGCGCCTCCCACATGTAATCCTTGAAGGCCGGCGTCATGCCGAGCTTGAAACCCTGGCGGTGCTCGAAGGCGGCGATCGGGTTGCGCGTCATCGACTCGGTGCCGACGACGAGCGCCAGGCTCGCCGCGCCCGTGGCGATCTGCTCGCCGGCCTGGCGGAACAGCTCGAAGCCGGTGCCGCAGATGCGCTGCACCATGATCGCCGGGATCTCGCAGGGCACGCCGGCGTACAGGCCGATGTGGCGCGGCACGTAGAACTGGTCGAAGCCGCCCGGCGCCATGTTGCCGGCCAGAACCGAGTCGACGGCATCGGCTTTCACGCCCGTGCGCTGCAGGATCTCGCGCGCCACCTTGATGCCCAGGTCGATCGGGTTGGCGTCGGCGAAGGCGCCGCAGTAGTCGACCATCGGCGTGCGCACGCCGCCGAGGATCCAGGTGTCGTCGAAGGATTGGAAGAGGCCGCGGGCCATGGGGTTGCTCCGGTTCGGTGGCGCTTCAGGCGCGGATCACGCGGGCCTCGGGCGTGGCGGCATACAGCGCCTCGACCTCGGCCGCGCGGCGGCGCAGCACGGCGCCCTGGTTGATGTAGCCCTTGTCGGTGATCTCGCCGGCGTCGGCGCTGGGCGGCTCGGCCAGCCAGAGCGCGCGCGTCGGCGTCTGCGAGGAGCCGCCGCCTTCGCTGCGCAGGGCGGTGAGCGCGGCACGGGTGCGCTGCGCGAGTTCGGCCGGCGGCACATCCTTCGCCGCGGGGCTCGCGAACAGCAGCACGCCGACCTCGCCGCGGTCGTGGCCGGCGATCACCGCGTCCTGCACCAGCGGCGCCAGCGCCGACACCACGCGCAGGCGCAACGTGCCCACAGACACCCAGGTGCCCGACGAGAGCTTGAAGTCCTCCGCCACGCGGCCGTTGAAGGCCACGCCGCGCTCGGGCCGGGCCTCGTCGACCAGGAAACCGGCGTCGCCGATGCGGTAGTAGCCCTCTTCGTCGAAGGCCTGCGTGGTCAGCGCCGGCGCATTGCGGTAGCCGGGAAACACGGAAACGCCGCGCACGCGCAGTTCCAGCTTCTCGCCGTTGGGGATGAACTTCAGTTCCATGCCGGGCAGCGGCAGGCCGATGCAACCTGCGCGCTCGAGCTTCCAGTGCGCGCTGGTGATGGCCGGCGAGGTCTCGGTCGAACCCCAGGAGGTGGTGAACCACACCGGCTCGTCGCGCACCTTGCGTGCCACCGCTTCGAGCCGCTCCCAGCTCGACTGCGCCAGCGCCGCACCCGCGTAGAACACCATGCGCAGCCGGGCGAAGAACTCGCGTGCCAGCGCCTCGTCCTGTTCGAGGAAGGGCAGCAGCATGTCGAAGCCGCGCGGCACGTTGAAGTACAGCGTCGGCTTCACTTCCAGCAGGTTCTTCACCGACTTCTCGACCAGCCCCGGCGCCGGCCGGCCCTCGTCGATGTAGAGCGTGCCGCCGTTGCGCAGCACCAGGTTGAGGTTGTGGTTGCCGCCGAAGGTGTGGCTCCAAGGCAGCCAGTCGAGCACGACCGGCTTCTCGTGTTCGAGGAAGCGCCAGGCCTGCGCGACCATCTGCTGGTTGGCGCACAGCATGCGGTGCGTGTTGATCACCACCTTGGGGTGGCCGGTGGAGCCGGAGGTCAGCAGGTACTTGGCATGGTCGTCGGGCTGGATCGCCTCGAAGGCCTGCATCACGGCCGGGCTCTCGGCGGTGCGCGTCAGGCTGTCGAAGCTCAGCGCGCCGGGGTGCGCATCGGCGCCCTGGCTGAACACCGTGACCACACCCAGCGCGGCGCTGGCCAGCGGCGGGCCGTAGACCGCGGCATCGGACGCATAGACCAGCGCCGGCCCCAGCGTGTGCAGGATGCCCTGGATCTTGGTGTAGTCCTTGGTCAGCCGGCAGTAGGCGCTGGAGACGGTGCACACCGGCCGGCCCACGTGCATGGACGCGAGCATCAGCAGCGCATGGTCCACCGAGTTGTCGGACAGCACGACCATCGGCCGTCCCGGCGGCAGATGCAGGCCGATCAGGCTCTGCGCGATGCGGCCCACCGCCTGGCGCAGCTGCGCATAGCTCAGCTTGCGCCAGCCGCCGTCGGAGTCGCGCTCGGCCAGCGCCACGCTGTCGGGCGTGGCCGCGGCCCAGTGCTCCAGCCACTCGCCGATGCAGCGTGCGTAGGGCTTGAGAGGCTCCGGCGAGCGCAGCACGTAGGCGCCGCCATCGAAGCGCACCTGCACCGTGCGCGGCGGCGCCAGCATCGCGGGGTCGTCGAAGAAGCTGCGGGCCATGTCCGCCTCCATACAGTTCTGTATGGTGACATGGTAGGCAAGCTGCAGGATAATTCACATGGGGAATGCCCTAGGTGCGGAGTTCTTTCCGTACAGTGCTGTATGGCATCATCCCTGCATGACCGCGCGAAGCACGCTGACCCCCGAGGCCTGGATCGCCGCTGCCACCGAGGTGCTGATCGACCGCGGCATCGATGCGGTGCGCGTGGACGTGCTGGCCAAGGCACTCGAAGTCACGCGCGGCAGCTTCTACTGGCACTTCAAGGACCGCGAGGCGCTGCTTACCGCGGTGCTCAAGGCCTGGCGGGATGCCGCGACCGAGCAGGTCATCGGCCGCTTCGAGGGCCAGCAGGCCGACCCGTCGGTACTGATCGGCGAGCTGATCTCGCTGCCCTTTCGGGGCCGCGCCGCGGAGCGTGCCGCGCGCGTCGAACTGGCGATCCGCGCCTGGGCCCGCCGCGACGCGTTGGCTCGCCAGGCGGTCGACGAGGTCGATGCGCGGCGCCTGTCCTACATCTCGCAGTGCTTCTCGGCGCTGGGCTTCCCGATCGCCGAGGCGCGCGCGCGCGCCTTCATCCTCTATGCCTACGAGGTAGCAGAATCGCTGCTGTCCACTCAGGGCACGGCGGCGCAGAAGCGCGAGCGCAGCGCGCTCCTGCAGCGGCTGGTGCAGGCCCGGCTGGAGCCGGCCTGAGCGGGCGGCCCCGGGCGCCGCGCTTGAGCAGCGTCAACGCAGCAGGGGTGTCGGCGACTTAGCGTGATGGCCCGATCCGCCCCGGAGGCACGCCATGAGCACGCTCAAGTCCATCCTCGTCCACGTCGATTCGTCGGCGCAATCCGCGGTGCGCCTGCGCCTGGCGGAGCAGCTGGCGCTGGCCCACGGCGCGCAGGCCGCGGCGATGTACGCCGTGACCACGGCACTGCTTCGCTACCCGATGGCGATGTCCGCCGGCGCCGACATGGCGCCGATGCTCGCGCATGTCGACACCCAGCGCGTGGAGGCGGCACGCGCCCTGTTCGCGCGCAGCGTGGATCGCCAGCGCGTGGGCTGGCGCGAGGTCAGCGGCCAGCCGCTGATCGACGTGGCGGTGCAGGCCCTGTACGCCGATCTGGTGGTGCTCGGCCAGCGCGCGGTCGACGACACGCGCGACGTCGACGTGCCACCGGATTTCGTTTCCTCGGTGATCATCGGCAGCGGCCGGCCGACGCTGGTGGTGCCGCACATCACCACGGCGCCGACGAAGCTCGACCGCGTTCTCGTCGCCTGGAAGCCGACACCGGAATCCGCGCGGGCGGTGACGGGTGCGCTGCCGCTGCTGCTGCAGGCCAGCAAGGTCACGGTGGTGTCCTTCGACGAAGGCGACGTTGCGGCCACCGAAGCCGGCATCATCGGCTACCTGAAACTGCACGGCGTGCAGGCGGACTTCCGCCGCGAGGTGGCGCTGGCGCACGATGTCGGCGCGCAACTGCTCTCGCTGGCGGCTGACGAGCAGTCGGATCTGCTGGTGATGGGCTGCTACGGCCACGGCCGCGCGCGCGAATGGGCGCTGGGCGGCGTGTCGCGAACGGTCATCGAGTCGATGACGCTGCCGGTGCTGATGTCGCACTGAGCGGCACCGAGCGGGGCCCCCGCAGCGGCGGCTCAGTCATGTCGCACGATGGTCACCGGCAGCTGCGCGTCGTGCAGCAGCGCGTGGGCCACCGATCCGAGGCGCGTGCCCGAGGCGTCGCCCTTGCCGCGCGCGCCCATGACGATCAGGCCGCAGCCTTCTTCTTCGGCGATGTCGAGCAGCTTGTGCGCCGGCTCGCCGCTGGCGATCTCCAGGTCGTACTCGACGCCGGCCGCGCTGCACAGCGCGCTGGCTTCCTGCAGCAGGTGTTCACCGGCGCCGCGGGCGATCGCCTCGATCGCTTCCGCATCGTGCACGCGCAGCAGTTCGTACAGGCTGGCCGGCGCCTGGACATTGGCCAGCACCAGACTGGCGCGCAGCCCGTCGCTCACGAGCGCGAGTGCATGGCGCACGGCGTCAAGCGACTCGGTCGAGCCGTCGACGGGGACGAGGATCTTCATGGCAGGGCTCCTGGGGCGGCGCGGCGCAGACGGCGCGCAAGCCCCGAGACTACCGCAGCCCGCCGGTGTACTTCTTGAGCACGCGCGCCCGAAGCTCTTCTTCGGTCGGCGAAGCCGGCGCGGCTGCCGCGGGCGCGTCGAGCTTCGTGTCCGGACCGGCCCTGTCCCGGGCCGGTGGCGGCGCCGGTGTGTCGGCGATGCGCGGGCCGTGCAGCCGCTTCTCGACGTACTGGGCGTACTCCAGCAGGCGCGGGTCCTGGCTCTTCTTGGCTTCGTCGAGCACCTCGCGCGCATAGCTGAGGTCGTGCAGGAACTGCCCGACGTTCAGGTTGCGGCCGAACTCCCGGCGCAATGGCACGACCATGCGCACGAGGTAGTTCATCAACTGGCCGTCTTGTTCTTCGGCTCCCATGTCCGGCGCCCTCCGATGTGTGGGTCAGTCGCGCGGGATCAGGCGTTGGGGGCGAGCATCTCTCCGTGCTGCGCGATGTCCAGGCCGACCTTCTCCTGTTCGGCGTCGACACGCAGCGGCACGACCAGGCCGATGACGCGCAGGATGACCCAGGTGCCCACGCCGGCAAACGCCATCACAGCGGCGGCGCCGATGGTGTTGGTGAGCACCGTGGCGGTGACCGGCGCGATGGCGGCAGTGGCGAACACCGGCGTCAGCACCGTGCCGACGATGCCGCCCACGCCGTGCAGCGCGAACACGTCCAGCGAATCATCGATGCCGGTGAGCGCCTTGAAGCCCACCACCGAGAAGAAGCAGATCACGCCGGCGACCGCGCCGATGATCATGGCGCCGTTGAAGCCGACGTAGCCCGACGCGGGCGTGACGGCGATCAGGCCGGCGATGGCGCCGGTCATCGTGCCCAGCACGCTCCACTGGC
Proteins encoded in this window:
- a CDS encoding amidohydrolase family protein; translated protein: MNTAELIAIDVHTHAEVSCWNPFDNYGEEYDRAADKYFGSNRRPTIEETVAHYREKKIGLVMFTVDSESQLGRRRIPNEEIAEAAKKNADMMICFGSIDPHKGKMGAREARKLIEEHGVKGFKFHPTVQGFLPYDRMAWPIYEVIAEYKLPAIFHSGHSGIGSGMRCGGGLRLQNSNPMLLEDVAIDFPDIQIVIAHPSWPWQDEALSLALHKPNVWIDLSGWSPKYFPPQLVQYANTLLKDRMLFGSDYPLITPERWMKDFGEAGFKPAVHEKILKTNAMRLLGLGEAQAAA
- a CDS encoding universal stress protein, with translation MSTLKSILVHVDSSAQSAVRLRLAEQLALAHGAQAAAMYAVTTALLRYPMAMSAGADMAPMLAHVDTQRVEAARALFARSVDRQRVGWREVSGQPLIDVAVQALYADLVVLGQRAVDDTRDVDVPPDFVSSVIIGSGRPTLVVPHITTAPTKLDRVLVAWKPTPESARAVTGALPLLLQASKVTVVSFDEGDVAATEAGIIGYLKLHGVQADFRREVALAHDVGAQLLSLAADEQSDLLVMGCYGHGRAREWALGGVSRTVIESMTLPVLMSH
- a CDS encoding thiolase family protein gives rise to the protein MARGLFQSFDDTWILGGVRTPMVDYCGAFADANPIDLGIKVAREILQRTGVKADAVDSVLAGNMAPGGFDQFYVPRHIGLYAGVPCEIPAIMVQRICGTGFELFRQAGEQIATGAASLALVVGTESMTRNPIAAFEHRQGFKLGMTPAFKDYMWEALTDPAPAISMIQTAENLAKQYGITREQVDAFASESFARAVAAQSAGFFDGEIVPVGNEAFELAGYKPRGIRLAGKAPLADRDTHPRISPPEVLGKLRAVFKDGVQTGGNSSALTDAAASALVASGAVKRDWGGQPLARLVAAAAVGVPPEIMGIGPAPAIRLLLERAGLKLDDIARFEINEAQGAQTLAVQRELGLDPAKLNAKGGAIALGHPLAATGVRLTITVARQLQEIGARWGVASACVGGGQGIALLVENPQAAA
- a CDS encoding feruloyl-CoA synthase gives rise to the protein MARSFFDDPAMLAPPRTVQVRFDGGAYVLRSPEPLKPYARCIGEWLEHWAAATPDSVALAERDSDGGWRKLSYAQLRQAVGRIAQSLIGLHLPPGRPMVVLSDNSVDHALLMLASMHVGRPVCTVSSAYCRLTKDYTKIQGILHTLGPALVYASDAAVYGPPLASAALGVVTVFSQGADAHPGALSFDSLTRTAESPAVMQAFEAIQPDDHAKYLLTSGSTGHPKVVINTHRMLCANQQMVAQAWRFLEHEKPVVLDWLPWSHTFGGNHNLNLVLRNGGTLYIDEGRPAPGLVEKSVKNLLEVKPTLYFNVPRGFDMLLPFLEQDEALAREFFARLRMVFYAGAALAQSSWERLEAVARKVRDEPVWFTTSWGSTETSPAITSAHWKLERAGCIGLPLPGMELKFIPNGEKLELRVRGVSVFPGYRNAPALTTQAFDEEGYYRIGDAGFLVDEARPERGVAFNGRVAEDFKLSSGTWVSVGTLRLRVVSALAPLVQDAVIAGHDRGEVGVLLFASPAAKDVPPAELAQRTRAALTALRSEGGGSSQTPTRALWLAEPPSADAGEITDKGYINQGAVLRRRAAEVEALYAATPEARVIRA
- a CDS encoding crotonase/enoyl-CoA hydratase family protein, with the translated sequence MSLNFTPATGALAALDLLRVEIAGAVAHIRLNRPAKRNAVNDTLIAQLHSAFVSLPEAVKAAVLTGEGDHFCAGLDLSELSERSVAEGVLHSRTWHAAMDAIQFGRVPVVAVLHGAVVGGGLELASSCHIRVAEESAYYGLPEGQRGIFVGGGGSARVPRLAGVQTMTDMMLTGRVLDAHEGERRGLSQYVVANGAGFAKGCELAAKIAGNAPLSNFAVMQALPRIADLSQPDGLFVESLMAAIAQGDDAAKERVRAFLEKRAGKVGKAS
- a CDS encoding TetR/AcrR family transcriptional regulator, which translates into the protein MTARSTLTPEAWIAAATEVLIDRGIDAVRVDVLAKALEVTRGSFYWHFKDREALLTAVLKAWRDAATEQVIGRFEGQQADPSVLIGELISLPFRGRAAERAARVELAIRAWARRDALARQAVDEVDARRLSYISQCFSALGFPIAEARARAFILYAYEVAESLLSTQGTAAQKRERSALLQRLVQARLEPA
- a CDS encoding universal stress protein, producing MKILVPVDGSTESLDAVRHALALVSDGLRASLVLANVQAPASLYELLRVHDAEAIEAIARGAGEHLLQEASALCSAAGVEYDLEIASGEPAHKLLDIAEEEGCGLIVMGARGKGDASGTRLGSVAHALLHDAQLPVTIVRHD